TCAGGTGGCCATCAAGGGCATCATGAAAGGCAACCAGGATCATCCGTTCCGTCTCTCGTACACCTTTCTGCCGCCGGAGAAGCCGTCGGCGGACTTTCTCTATACCGCCTCGACCCTGGCCTTCCGCCTGGTGAGTCCCAGCACCAACGCCGCCATTCTGGCCAGCGACGGCACGGTCCTGGTGCCGGGCAGCACTTCCCCCTTTGCCTTGCAGCCCATCAGTGTGCCGCCCTCCCAGGTGCGATTAGCGCTGCTGCGCAGCGACCAGCATCCGCCCTATCTGGTGCTCAAGGGCGCCAATGGGCAGCCGCAGCTGGTGGTCTTCCTGCCGCTGGTCGATACTTTTCGTGACCATACACTGGGCATTCTGCAGATCAGCACCTCGACGACGCCGATCGATGACTTTTTGACGACGCTGCATCTGACGCTCTTTATGGGCGTGGTGGTGCTGCTGGGCCTGGCCACGGCCCTGATCTATCCGCTGGTGAGCGTGGCCCTGCATCCGCTGGTCGAGATCGAGCGCACCAGCCAGCGCATTGCCCGGGGCGATCTGTCGATGCGCATTGATCCGCCGCCGACGGATGACGAGATCGGGCGCCTGGCCCACTCCTTCAATCAAATGGTGGCGCGGCTGGAGGAGGCTTTCCAGCGTCAGAAGCGCTTCGTTTCGGATGTCTCTCACGAGCTGCGCACGCCGCTGACAGCCCTCAGCGGGAGTCTGGAGATGTTGCTGCTGGGGGCAGATCGTGGCGATCTGGAGGCGGCGCGGCGCCTGGCGCGCGGCATGTATGCCGAGGTCCAGCGTCTGCAGCGCATGGTCGAGGATTTGCTGGTGCTGACGCGGCTTGATGCGGGTCGCCTGGAGATGCGGCGCGAATTGATCCGGGCTGAGGATATGCTGGCGACCGTCTGTGAGCAGGCGGAGCATCTGGCGCGCGGCCAGATCTTGCGTTGGAGCGTGGCCCCGGGGACGCCGGCCCTGGTGGGCGATAAGGATCGCCTGCGTCAGGCCCTGCTCAATATTGTCGATAATGCCTTGAAATATACGCCTGCTGAGGGGACAGTCGAGCTGCAGGCCAGTCCCGCCAGCGGGGGTCTGGTCCTGCTGAGCGTGCGCGATACGGGCGAAGGGATTCCTCCCGAGGCCCTGCCGCATGTCTTTGAACGCTTCTTCCGCGCCGACCCGGCCCGCAGTCGAACGGGCCGCCGGCCTGGTGGCAGTGGTCTGGGACTGGCCATCACGCGCGAGCTGGTGGAGGCCCAGGGCGGCAAGATTCGCCTGGATAGTCGGCTGGGTGAGGGCACGACGGTCACCATTCTCTTCCCCGCCGCCGTCGATGGACGCTCCGCGCCTCGCGGCGAGGATGCGGCGCGCAGTCGCAGCCTGTCCCAGCCGGGTAGTCGGCCCTCGTGAGAGGAAGGCAGCGAGGGGAGCCAGCGAGCCTGCCCGCTGGAACACGGCGGAACAGGCAACAGGAGGCGGGCGAGGGAAGAGAAGAGGGAGGAGGAGGAGGAGGAGGAGGGGGAGGGGGACGCCAGCGGAGGGGCGTCCCACCTCAGCAGAGCGAAGGTTGCAGGGAGATGGTAGTATGCTCGCTCTGACCGGCGGGCTGCACGAGCCAGCGTGGCTCGCTCAGGTACTTCCAGCCGCCGTCGGCCAGGATGATCACAATCTTACCTTCTTCCATGTGCTCAGCCACGCGCAGAGCCACGTCCAGCACGGCCCCGCTCGACGGGCCGGCAAAGATCCCTTCTTGCTCCTTGAGCTGTCGCGTGCGCTCCCAGGCTTGTTGACTGGAGACCAGCAGGCGCTCATCGATGACGCCTAGATCCAGCACCGGGGGAACGAAGCCATCGGCCAGGTTGCGCAGACCCTGGATGCTGTCACCCTGGACCGGCTCGGCCCCGATGATGCGGATGGTCGGGTTGTGTTCTTTGAGGCGGCGCCCGATGCCGGTCAGGGTGCCGCCGGAGCCGAGGCCAGCCACCACCACGCTGACATCGGGCAGATCGCGCAGCAGCTCCACCCCGGTGGTCTCATAATGGGCGGCGGGATTGGCCTCGTTCCCGTATTGGAAGAGCATCACGTAGCGCGGATCATCTCGCGCGATCTCCTGAGCCAGGCGGATGGCGCCGTTGCTGCCCGCCGCGCCCGGCGAAGTAATCACTGTGGCCCCGTAGAGCTCCAGCATGCGCCGCTTATCCTGTGTCCCCTTCTCCGAGACCACCGCTGTGAAGCGGTAGCCTTTCATCGTGGCGATCAAGGCCAGAGCCACGCCTGTGTTGCCGCTGGTCGGCTCCAGCAAGATCGAGTCCGGCTTGAGCAGGCCACGGGCCTCGGCATCCTCGATCATCTTGAGGGCGATGCGATCCTTGATGCTCCCCGAAGGATTGGAGCCTTCCATCTTGGCGAAGATGCGCACACGCGGGCGTGGGCTAAAGCTCTTCAGTTCAATCAGGGGGGTGTTGCCTACTGTTTCCAATATGCTGCCGTAATACATGAGAAAAGACGTTCCCTCCTTTCAGGGGCGCCCGGCTCGGCTCAGAGATCGCAGAGCGCCCTGCCGACGGTCAGGACCTCATCGACCATGACCTGGATATCGTTGGCGGTCGTGGCGTAGTGCACCAGGCAGGCGCGCAGCAGCTCCTGACCGCGCAGGCGGGTGCTGGTCAGAAAGACCCGTCCGCGGCGCTGGATCTCACGCGCCAGTTGCCGATTGAGGCGGTTGAGCAGCGTCGGCTCATCGCGCAGGGCGGGCGGAGCGTAGCGGAAGCGCACGATGCTCAGGGGACCACCCGAGATCAGTTCCAGCTCAGACTGGGCCACGACCTCGCGCGCCAGCAGACGGGCCAGGCTGATATTGTTGCTGATGGCGCGGGCCAGGCCGGCGCGGCCCGCCGTGCGTACAGTAGCCCAGGCGTCGAGCGCGCGGAAGCGGCGCGTGCGCTGTAAGGTATATTCAGACATCCAGGTGGCATCGTCCTCGTCGTCGCTCTGAGTGAGGCGGAAAGCGTCATGCAGAGCGGAGCCGTGGCGCACAAGGGCGCAGCCGCAGTCGATGGGGACCGAGAGCCACTTATGCTGGTCGGTGGCCAGCGAGTCGACCTGATCGATGCCGCGATAGAGCGGGGCGACTCGCTCGTCGAGGATGCCGAAGGCGCCGTAGGCTCCGTCGACGTGCAACCAGAGGCCCTCGGCGTGGCATAGCTCAGCCAGCTCCTGGAGCGGGTCAATGGCCCCGGTCTCGACGGTGCCGGCGGTGGCCGCCACGCAGAACGGGCGCAGCCCGGCGGCGCGGTCCTCGTGGATGCGGCGCTCCAGGGCCGCCAGGTCCATGCGATAGTCTGGGGTGGAGGGCACGATATGGATCGCCGCGCTACCCAGGCCCATCGCTTCGACCGAGCGGCGAATGCTGAAGTGACCCTGATCGGACTGGTAGAGCACAAGTGGTGGATGGTGGCCCTGCAGACCCTCGCGGCGTACGTTCCAGCCGTCTTGTTCGGCGGCCCAGTAGCGGGCGGCCTGCAGACAGGTAAAGTTGGCCTCGGAGCCGCCACTGACAAAGACGCCGGCGCTGCCTTCGGTCGGGAGGCCGGCCAGTTCCATCATCCAGTGGACAGCGCAGCGCTCCAGTTCCTGGCCAGCGTGATCGCCGATGCCGCAGTTGGGATTCATTGCCGCCGCCAGCGGCTTGAGCAGAATGCTGGCGTGCGAAGGGGCCGAATTGATCCAGCCGGCGAAGCGCGGATGGCCATTACCCTGGGGATAGGGCAGAATCAGCTCGCGCAGCAGCGTCAGCGTCTCTTCAAAAGGCTGCCCCTCTTCGGGGAGCGCTTGCCCGCTGATCTGCTGACGTATCTCTACAGGCAGAGGCTGCCAGACGGGACGCTCCTCAATGCCGCTCAGATAGCGCTCCAGCTCGTCGAGAACCAGGTCGCCGTAGCGGCGCAGGCGCTCCGGCTCGAAGGCGAGGCCTGTACCAGTGATAAAGCCTGTTACGGTCATACTGATGGTCTCTGACTCCTTTCCTTTCCCTCCAAGCATGCCACCGCTGTCTGAAATTTGGGCGCAGGCTTGCTAAAAATTCGCTGAATCCGGCGGCTCTGCAGCGGGACTTTACAGAATTGTTACAATTTTTTTGCCTATGCTTGATCAAGGAAGGGTCGTCTGAGCGCCTGGCAGAGCTGCTACTGACTGGGAGCGCTCTGGACGGGAGAGGAGCCGCGTGCTATTGTGGATAACTCACCATCTGGGGTAAAATAGAGGAACAGATAGAGGGCGGAAACACCATTGCCTGCTGCTTTCCCAACGTTTTTCTTTTATCCTGCTTTTCCTGCATAGCGAGCAGATGCTATGCGTTCAGGCAGGCCAGCCACGCAGGCAAGCCGGCATTGGGGCAGGCTTGTTGCGCGAGCAGAGCGGCCCGCAGCCAGACTCAGACAGGAACTGGAGAGAGAAGTATGCCAAAGTCCATGTTTGAGAAGATCTGGGAAGCGCATGTTGTGCGAGACGTTCCCGGAGAGTCGACTATTCTCTATATCGACCGTCACCTGGTGCATGAGGCGACCTCGCCGCAGGCTTTCGCTGGCCTCAGAGCGGCGGGACGCAAGGTCAGGCGTCCTGATGCCACGATTGCGGTGCTTGACCACAACGTGCCGACCCTCCAGGTGCGCGGCAGGCGGGTGCTGGAGCTTGTGGATCAGGCGAGTGCGCTCTGCATCACGACGATGGAGCAGCACGCCCGCGAGTTCGGCATTACCCTCTTCGATATGAACGATGAGCGTCAGGGGATCGTGCACATTATCGGCCCCGAGCAGGGTCTGACGCTTCCCGGCATGACCATCGTCTGTGGCGATTCGCATACCTCGACGCATGGGGCAGTAGGCGCGCTGGCCTTTGGCATCGGCACCAGCGAGATCGAGCATGTGCTGGCGACGCAGTGCCTGTTGCAGAAGAAGCCACGCTCGATGAATATCCGCATCGAGGGAAGCCTCGGCCCGGGCATTACGGCCAAGGATATCGCGCTCTATATGATTGGGCGCCTGGGCACGGGCGTGGGTACGGGCCATGTGGTTGAGTTCAGCGGCTCGGCGGTGCGCAGTCTCTCGATGGAGGGCCGCATGACGCTCTGTAACATGGCCATCGAGGCGGGCGCGCGCGCTGGCATGGTGGCCCCCGACGAGACGACCTTTGCGTATCTGAAAGGCCGCCCCTTCGCTCCCAAAGGCGCCCTCTTCGAGAAGGCAGTCGAGGCCTGGAAGCAGCTGCCGAGCGATCCCGGTGCCCACTTCGATACGGTGCACGAGATCAATATCGACGGGCTGGCCCCGCAAGTGACCTGGGGTACCAATCCGGGGATGGTGGCCGATGTGACCGGTCGTGTGCCCGATCCCGCCGACGAGTCTGATCCACAGAAGCGCCGTGCCTATGAGCGCGCGCTGGAGTATATGGGCCTGGAGCCGGGCCAGAAGATTACCGATATCCGCGTCGATACGGTCTTTATTGGCTCCTGCACGAATTCACGCCTCGAAGACCTGCGCCTGGCAGCGCAGATGGTCAAGGGCCGCCATGTGGCGCCAGGTGTGCGGGCCCTGGTGGTGCCCGGTTCGATGCAGGTGCGGCGCATGGCTGAGGAGGAGGGCCTGGCCGATATTTTCCGCGAGGCCGGTTTCGAGTGGCGCGCCTCCGGCTGTAGCATGTGCATCGCCATGAATGGCGACCGCTTGAGCGAGGGCGAGCGCTGTGCCTCCACAAGCAACCGCAATTTCGAGGGCCGGCAGGGCAAGGGTGGACGTACCCATCTGGTGAGTCCTCCAATGGCCGCCGCCGCTGCAATCGCGGGCCACTTTGTCGATATCCGCGATTTCTAGGACGCAACGGCTCTGGATCTGACCAGCAGAGCGGACAGAGAGAGCGAGCGCAAAGAGAGAGCTTTGCAGAAGGAGGCAGAGCGAGACAATGGAACCCTTTACCCGCCTGAAGGGGCTGGTCGCCCCGCTGAATCGGACTAACGTCAATACGGATGAGATTACGCCGGCACGCTTCTTGAAGACGATTAGCCGCACCGGCTTCGCCCAGGCCCTGTTTGCTAACTGGCGCTACCTGGGCGACGATCAGACGCCCAACCCCGATTTTGTCCTCAATCAGCCCCGCTATCAGGGGGCGACGATCTTGCTGGCCGGCGATAATTTCGGCTGCGGCTCTTCGCGCGAACATGCCCCCTGGGCGATCCGCGAGTACGGTTTCCGCTGCGTGATCGCTCCCAGCTTCGCCGATATCTTCTACAATAACTGCTTCAACAATGGTATTCTGCCGGTGACACTCCCCGAGCCAACGGTGCTGGAGCTGTTCAAGGAGGTCGAGGCGACCGAAGGCTATACCCTGGAGGTCGATCTGGAGACCCAGACGGTGACGACGCCCGAGGGGCGCGTCTTCCAGTTCCCGATCGATGCTTTCCGCAAGCAGGCTATGCTGCAGGGCCTCGACAATATCGGCTGGACGCTCTCGCATCTCGATGAGATCCGCGCCTTTGAGGAGCGTCGGCAGCAAGAAGCTCCCTGGGTCTTCAGCCTCAAGTGACAAGGGTGTCACTTTTCCGTTGTGGTCTCGGCTGCGCCGCCCTCCGTCCCGCCTTCCGCTGCCGGGCTGTCTGTGGCCGTTCGATTGGCCAGGCAAGGCCAGTCAGGAGGGTGTGACGGAGCAGAGCGGCGCGGCTGCGAGCAAGGACGTTAGCAGACCGGTCACTCCGTCGCGGATGTGTGTGCGGCCAGCGAGCGCCAGGCTGCGGCCCGCCTCCGCGCGGAGCGAATATAGAAGAAAAGGAGCGCAAAGTGGCGATTCACCAGATTGATCCCGGTCTGGTCCCTTTTCAGATTCTTGATCCCGAGGGGAATCTGGTGGGAGAGATGCCTGCTCTCTCGCCGGAGCGCCTGCTCTATTTCTACCGGATGATGCGCCTGGCGCGGGCTTTCTCGGACCGCATTATTGCCATGCAGCGCCAGGGACGGGCCACGACCTTCGGCTCCCTCACCGGTCAGGAAGCGGCCACCGTGGGGCTGGCCGCGCCCTTGCAGCCCCAGGACTGGCTGGCAACCTCTTATCGTGAGATTGCCTCGTTGATCGTCAAGGGTGTCCCCCTCAGTACCCTCGTCTATTCCTTCCGGGGCTATACTCCTCCCAATTGGCCCGCTGAGACGCGTTGTCTCCCCTATCAGATTGTGATTGGAACGCAGATCCCCCATGCGGTGGGCCTGGCGATGGCGGCCAGAATCGCCGGCGATCCGGTGGTGGCGGTCGGCGTCTGCGGCGACGGGGCGACCTCCGAGGGCGACTTTAACGAGGCGCTCAACTTTGCCGGGGTCTTCCGTGCCCCGGTGGTGATCATTGTGCAAAACAATGGCTGGGCTATCAGCGTGCCGCGCCATCGTCAGTCG
This sequence is a window from Thermogemmatispora onikobensis. Protein-coding genes within it:
- a CDS encoding PLP-dependent cysteine synthase family protein, encoding MYYGSILETVGNTPLIELKSFSPRPRVRIFAKMEGSNPSGSIKDRIALKMIEDAEARGLLKPDSILLEPTSGNTGVALALIATMKGYRFTAVVSEKGTQDKRRMLELYGATVITSPGAAGSNGAIRLAQEIARDDPRYVMLFQYGNEANPAAHYETTGVELLRDLPDVSVVVAGLGSGGTLTGIGRRLKEHNPTIRIIGAEPVQGDSIQGLRNLADGFVPPVLDLGVIDERLLVSSQQAWERTRQLKEQEGIFAGPSSGAVLDVALRVAEHMEEGKIVIILADGGWKYLSEPRWLVQPAGQSEHTTISLQPSLC
- a CDS encoding pyridoxal phosphate-dependent decarboxylase family protein, yielding MTVTGFITGTGLAFEPERLRRYGDLVLDELERYLSGIEERPVWQPLPVEIRQQISGQALPEEGQPFEETLTLLRELILPYPQGNGHPRFAGWINSAPSHASILLKPLAAAMNPNCGIGDHAGQELERCAVHWMMELAGLPTEGSAGVFVSGGSEANFTCLQAARYWAAEQDGWNVRREGLQGHHPPLVLYQSDQGHFSIRRSVEAMGLGSAAIHIVPSTPDYRMDLAALERRIHEDRAAGLRPFCVAATAGTVETGAIDPLQELAELCHAEGLWLHVDGAYGAFGILDERVAPLYRGIDQVDSLATDQHKWLSVPIDCGCALVRHGSALHDAFRLTQSDDEDDATWMSEYTLQRTRRFRALDAWATVRTAGRAGLARAISNNISLARLLAREVVAQSELELISGGPLSIVRFRYAPPALRDEPTLLNRLNRQLAREIQRRGRVFLTSTRLRGQELLRACLVHYATTANDIQVMVDEVLTVGRALCDL
- the leuC gene encoding 3-isopropylmalate dehydratase large subunit, encoding MPKSMFEKIWEAHVVRDVPGESTILYIDRHLVHEATSPQAFAGLRAAGRKVRRPDATIAVLDHNVPTLQVRGRRVLELVDQASALCITTMEQHAREFGITLFDMNDERQGIVHIIGPEQGLTLPGMTIVCGDSHTSTHGAVGALAFGIGTSEIEHVLATQCLLQKKPRSMNIRIEGSLGPGITAKDIALYMIGRLGTGVGTGHVVEFSGSAVRSLSMEGRMTLCNMAIEAGARAGMVAPDETTFAYLKGRPFAPKGALFEKAVEAWKQLPSDPGAHFDTVHEINIDGLAPQVTWGTNPGMVADVTGRVPDPADESDPQKRRAYERALEYMGLEPGQKITDIRVDTVFIGSCTNSRLEDLRLAAQMVKGRHVAPGVRALVVPGSMQVRRMAEEEGLADIFREAGFEWRASGCSMCIAMNGDRLSEGERCASTSNRNFEGRQGKGGRTHLVSPPMAAAAAIAGHFVDIRDF
- the pdhA gene encoding pyruvate dehydrogenase (acetyl-transferring) E1 component subunit alpha; its protein translation is MAIHQIDPGLVPFQILDPEGNLVGEMPALSPERLLYFYRMMRLARAFSDRIIAMQRQGRATTFGSLTGQEAATVGLAAPLQPQDWLATSYREIASLIVKGVPLSTLVYSFRGYTPPNWPAETRCLPYQIVIGTQIPHAVGLAMAARIAGDPVVAVGVCGDGATSEGDFNEALNFAGVFRAPVVIIVQNNGWAISVPRHRQSAAPTLAARGVGFGLPSALVDGNDILAVYETVRQAVERARAGDGPTLIELLTYRLGSHTTADDASRYRDPAEVEAWRAKDPIARLQKFLRRRDLLSEEQDEEIGASVLAEIDAAVREAEAMPPMAPDSFFDYVSATLPPRLQEQRAELLRFVAPSPSQQQPGERQ
- a CDS encoding sensor histidine kinase: MKKRANLLQRLLRHVPIRWRLVLVSLGLLTLLLGSLGVVISLIAEQDLLSNQVDVLCNEAQVAIKGIMKGNQDHPFRLSYTFLPPEKPSADFLYTASTLAFRLVSPSTNAAILASDGTVLVPGSTSPFALQPISVPPSQVRLALLRSDQHPPYLVLKGANGQPQLVVFLPLVDTFRDHTLGILQISTSTTPIDDFLTTLHLTLFMGVVVLLGLATALIYPLVSVALHPLVEIERTSQRIARGDLSMRIDPPPTDDEIGRLAHSFNQMVARLEEAFQRQKRFVSDVSHELRTPLTALSGSLEMLLLGADRGDLEAARRLARGMYAEVQRLQRMVEDLLVLTRLDAGRLEMRRELIRAEDMLATVCEQAEHLARGQILRWSVAPGTPALVGDKDRLRQALLNIVDNALKYTPAEGTVELQASPASGGLVLLSVRDTGEGIPPEALPHVFERFFRADPARSRTGRRPGGSGLGLAITRELVEAQGGKIRLDSRLGEGTTVTILFPAAVDGRSAPRGEDAARSRSLSQPGSRPS
- the leuD gene encoding 3-isopropylmalate dehydratase small subunit, translating into MEPFTRLKGLVAPLNRTNVNTDEITPARFLKTISRTGFAQALFANWRYLGDDQTPNPDFVLNQPRYQGATILLAGDNFGCGSSREHAPWAIREYGFRCVIAPSFADIFYNNCFNNGILPVTLPEPTVLELFKEVEATEGYTLEVDLETQTVTTPEGRVFQFPIDAFRKQAMLQGLDNIGWTLSHLDEIRAFEERRQQEAPWVFSLK